One Malania oleifera isolate guangnan ecotype guangnan chromosome 9, ASM2987363v1, whole genome shotgun sequence DNA segment encodes these proteins:
- the LOC131164695 gene encoding phosphatidylinositol N-acetylglucosaminyltransferase subunit C-like — translation MVMETSSGSENLTHPKWRKVAYGGMQFGFDDNYTDESFLEDMVMNANVVKRDMLKVMLDSVSISQYICIVALVVLVWTYTLGTTINESLLLFLDVSLFVSGFLVLLLTEEMCSLNLLFRYFLKFSFFTTGLYVLAPIYQTLTRSISSDSIWAVTVSLLILHLFWHDYSGSPVGATGSLHNPNLTSFVSLNASIVASVFIASCLPSRLHVFAIMLFSLQVFLFAPLVTCCIKKYSFRLHLWFSYMLMIVTLAFVYMWHQLLFVLLLALLVFVIVVCPYWLIRIQEYKFEINGPWDEAKLCFDVTE, via the coding sequence ATGGTAATGGAAACTAGTAGTGGCAGTGAAAATCTGACCCATCCCAAATGGAGAAAGGTGGCATATGGAGGAATGCAATTTGGATTTGATGACAACTACACAGATGAATCTTTTCTTGAAGATATGGTAATGAATGCCAATGTTGTTAAGCGGGACATGCTCAAGGTGATGCTAGACTCAGTCTCTATCTCTCAGTACATATGTATCGTTGCTCTTGTTGTCTTGGTATGGACTTACACTCTTGGAACAACCATTAATGAAAGTCTCCTCTTGTTTCTTGATGTGAGTCTTTTTGTCTCAGGTTTCTTAGTTCTCCTCCTGACCGAAGAAATGTGTTCCCTAAATCTTCTTTTTCGctattttcttaaattttcctttttcacGACTGGGTTATATGTTCTGGCTCCAATCTATCAAACTCTCACACGATCTATTAGCTCTGACTCCATTTGGGCAGTAACTGTTTCACTTCTCATACTCCATCTCTTCTGGCATGACTATTCGGGATCTCCTGTAGGAGCAACAGGGTCACTACATAATCCAAACTTAACCAGCTTTGTTTCCTTGAATGCTTCTATTGTGGCTTCAGTTTTCATTGCTTCCTGTCTCCCATCAAGACTACATGTTTTTGCTATCATGCTGTTCTCATTGCAGGTCTTCCTCTTCGCTCCACTGGTGACTTGTTGTATTAAGAAATACTCTTTTAGGTTGCACCTATGGTTCTCATATATGTTGATGATTGTGACTTTGGCTTTCGTATATATGTGGCATCAATTACTTTTTGTACTGTTGTTGGCTCTGTTGGTTTTTGTCATTGTTGTGTGTCCTTACTGGCTTATAAGAATTCAAGAGTACAAGTTTGAGATCAATGGTCCCTGGGACGAGGCTAAGCTCTGTTTTGATGTCACAGAGTGA